The genomic interval ACTTCCCTGACATCACAGCGGAAGACATCCATGCCTGCCTGGCCTTCGCTGCCAGCCGTGAACGCCGGCTTACGAGTTCGTCAGCGGGGTGAAGCTCCTTCTCGATGAGAACCTGAGCCCCAGGCTCGTCCAAGCTCTCGAACCGGAGTATCCGGGAACTACCCATATCCGCACGCTCGGCCTGCGGGGTGCGACAGACGAGGCGATCTGGGAACAGGCCCGGCACGAGGGTTTTGCCATCGTCTCAAAAGACAACGACTTTCGACAGCTCAGTTTCCTCTACGGCGCTCCGCCCAAGGTCATCTGGCTGTCGGTTGGCAACGCCGGCACGGAATCCATCCTTCGCTTCCTGCGAACTCAGCGCAGACAGATCCAAGCGTTTGAGGCTGACACGGAGGCGTCCCTCCTCGTTCTTACGTTGGCTGAGACTGCGGTCTAACGCGCCGCTGGAACGGACCGCGCTGACGCGCAGCCGCTCAGCGGCCACCCGTTAGCCACGGGCGAGAACGGACACCCTTGTGGCGCTACCACCGCTGAGTGAGAACGGTGAGCTCCCACCCG from Candidatus Rokuibacteriota bacterium carries:
- a CDS encoding DUF5615 family PIN-like protein, yielding MKLLLDENLSPRLVQALEPEYPGTTHIRTLGLRGATDEAIWEQARHEGFAIVSKDNDFRQLSFLYGAPPKVIWLSVGNAGTESILRFLRTQRRQIQAFEADTEASLLVLTLAETAV